In Bacillus sp. Cs-700, one genomic interval encodes:
- a CDS encoding carbon starvation protein A: MITFVGAICLLIVGYYVYSKVVERIFGIDDDRETPAYTKQDGMDYMPMSWWKGSLIQLLNIAGLGPIFGAVLGALYGPVAFIWIVVGSIFAGAVHDYFSGMMSLRHNGEQYPSLVGRYLGKGAKGTINIISIVLMILVAAAFTAGPAQLMAQVTPLSFTMSLIIIFAYFVLAAILPVNKIIGRIYPIFGVILIVMAVSIAIGLFFMDNPIPNLTFSNLHPDNLPLWPLLMITVSCGAISGFHSTQSPIIARTMKRESDGKKVFYGAMIAEGVIALIWAAAGMTFFGSTGGLQGALAAGGPSGVVNEISSSLLGTFGGVLAIVGVIILPITTGDTSLRSSRMMLADLFTKKETSKAADNKGKTLLLTAAVATPTFLLTQIDYTFLWRYVGFTNQLVATVMLWTAAMYLVKKQKFHWICSLPALFMTMTVSTYLFLAPEGFQLPYNISMVFGGIITCLTAGWFGYQLWKARKRKMVTIEQVA, translated from the coding sequence ATGATCACATTTGTCGGAGCCATTTGTTTATTGATTGTTGGGTATTACGTTTATTCTAAGGTGGTTGAACGAATTTTCGGCATTGACGATGATCGTGAAACGCCTGCATATACAAAGCAAGATGGCATGGATTATATGCCGATGAGCTGGTGGAAAGGAAGTTTGATTCAACTTTTAAATATCGCCGGTCTTGGTCCAATCTTTGGTGCAGTGCTTGGAGCACTATACGGGCCTGTTGCTTTCATCTGGATTGTCGTTGGCTCAATCTTCGCAGGAGCTGTTCACGATTATTTCTCAGGTATGATGTCACTTAGGCATAATGGGGAACAGTATCCTTCACTTGTAGGACGCTATCTCGGAAAAGGGGCAAAAGGAACGATTAACATTATTTCGATCGTTTTGATGATTCTAGTTGCTGCTGCTTTTACAGCTGGTCCTGCTCAGCTAATGGCGCAAGTAACGCCACTTAGTTTTACGATGAGCTTGATAATCATTTTTGCTTATTTTGTACTAGCAGCCATTTTACCTGTAAATAAAATCATCGGTCGAATTTACCCGATTTTCGGGGTTATCCTTATCGTGATGGCTGTTTCCATCGCAATTGGATTATTCTTTATGGACAATCCTATTCCAAATTTAACTTTTTCAAACTTGCATCCGGATAATTTGCCGCTATGGCCACTCTTAATGATTACCGTATCGTGCGGAGCAATCTCAGGATTCCATTCGACTCAAAGTCCAATCATTGCAAGAACAATGAAACGTGAAAGCGATGGAAAGAAAGTCTTTTATGGAGCGATGATTGCAGAAGGAGTAATTGCTCTTATCTGGGCTGCGGCTGGAATGACTTTCTTTGGAAGTACGGGTGGACTTCAGGGAGCCCTTGCTGCTGGAGGTCCGTCTGGAGTTGTAAACGAAATAAGTTCTTCTTTACTTGGTACATTTGGTGGCGTTCTTGCGATTGTGGGTGTTATCATTCTTCCAATCACAACTGGCGATACGTCGCTTCGATCTTCTCGTATGATGCTTGCTGATCTATTTACAAAAAAAGAGACGTCAAAAGCTGCTGACAACAAAGGAAAGACGCTTCTTTTAACAGCAGCTGTTGCAACACCGACATTCCTATTAACGCAGATTGATTATACGTTTTTATGGCGATACGTTGGTTTTACAAATCAACTCGTGGCAACTGTCATGCTTTGGACAGCAGCGATGTACCTTGTAAAAAAACAAAAGTTCCATTGGATTTGTAGTTTGCCTGCCCTCTTCATGACAATGACGGTATCAACGTATCTTTTCCTTGCACCAGAAGGGTTTCAACTTCCATACAACATCTCAATGGTCTTTGGTGGCATCATTACTTGTTTAACAGCGGGATGGTTTGGTTATCAATTATGGAAAGCCCGCAAAAGAAAGATGGTTACAATCGAACAAGTGGCATAG
- a CDS encoding nitroreductase: protein MNDTIQHTIVSRRTIRKFQPDDIPLHTIVDILEDAKWAPNHKLREPWEVMLYKGDGKEHLIEHIQESIVRTEFDEEKAEKKKEKINQFIRNIPIHLLVTVKAATTEKERHEDFAATCAFIQNIQLLSWAKGLGVVWKTNGFIFDPIFREAMGLEPGDVIVGMLHIGKPAFIPNPKERKSIKNKLTIYDTQPKKQPSFF, encoded by the coding sequence ATGAATGATACGATTCAACATACAATTGTTTCAAGAAGAACGATTCGCAAATTTCAACCCGACGATATCCCATTACATACAATCGTAGACATTCTGGAAGATGCAAAATGGGCGCCAAACCATAAACTAAGAGAACCATGGGAAGTGATGCTATATAAGGGTGACGGCAAAGAACACCTCATTGAGCATATCCAAGAAAGTATTGTCCGCACAGAATTTGATGAAGAAAAAGCGGAAAAGAAAAAGGAAAAGATCAATCAATTCATACGTAACATACCGATTCATCTCCTTGTGACTGTGAAAGCGGCTACGACTGAAAAAGAGCGTCATGAAGACTTTGCGGCTACGTGTGCATTCATTCAAAACATACAACTACTGTCCTGGGCCAAAGGATTAGGCGTTGTATGGAAAACAAACGGATTTATTTTCGATCCGATCTTTCGAGAAGCGATGGGACTTGAGCCTGGTGACGTGATCGTTGGGATGCTTCATATTGGGAAGCCAGCGTTTATCCCCAATCCGAAAGAACGTAAATCTATTAAGAACAAACTTACCATTTACGATACGCAACCAAAAAAGCAGCCTTCCTTTTTCTAA
- a CDS encoding Gfo/Idh/MocA family oxidoreductase — translation MKTIRWGIIGCGNVTEKKSGPGFQKAEYSELVAVMRRDAELAQDYARRHEVPKWYTNAGQLIQDDEVDAVYIATPPSTHKEYTLLAAQAGKPVYVEKPMALNTAECQEMIDACRSNDVSLFVAFYRRAMPALLKVKELLENEEIGNVRFVRTVHHKKASEQELKGDLPWRVKPEISGGGHFFDLASHTLDFLDYLFGPIEQADGFASNQGGLYEAEDIVSGTYVFQSGVHGTGQWCFQSYKNEDLNEIVGDKGSIVYSTLQERPIILKTESGEREIEVVYPEHVQQPLIQTIVNELNGIGQSPSTGNTAIRTSRVMDQLVANYHLEKKSLS, via the coding sequence ATGAAAACCATTCGTTGGGGGATCATTGGTTGCGGGAATGTTACTGAAAAGAAAAGCGGACCGGGTTTCCAAAAAGCAGAGTATTCGGAGCTCGTGGCAGTTATGCGCCGAGATGCAGAGCTAGCTCAAGATTATGCTAGGAGACACGAAGTGCCAAAGTGGTATACAAATGCGGGACAATTGATTCAGGATGACGAAGTGGACGCTGTCTACATCGCAACCCCACCTTCGACTCATAAAGAATATACGCTTCTTGCAGCCCAAGCTGGGAAGCCGGTGTATGTTGAGAAACCAATGGCATTAAACACAGCAGAATGTCAGGAGATGATTGATGCATGCCGTTCCAACGATGTGTCTTTATTCGTTGCCTTTTATCGTCGAGCCATGCCTGCTCTTTTGAAAGTAAAAGAGTTGTTGGAGAATGAGGAGATCGGTAATGTTCGATTTGTAAGGACCGTGCATCATAAAAAAGCTTCTGAACAAGAATTAAAAGGTGATCTTCCCTGGCGAGTGAAACCGGAAATTTCGGGTGGGGGCCACTTTTTTGACCTGGCCAGTCATACGCTTGATTTTCTTGACTATCTGTTTGGTCCTATTGAACAAGCGGATGGTTTTGCGAGTAATCAAGGCGGTCTTTATGAAGCAGAAGACATCGTATCAGGCACGTATGTTTTTCAATCAGGTGTACACGGCACAGGTCAGTGGTGTTTTCAATCTTATAAAAATGAAGATTTAAATGAAATCGTTGGTGATAAAGGATCAATCGTTTATTCAACACTTCAAGAGCGTCCAATCATTCTCAAAACTGAATCTGGTGAACGTGAAATTGAAGTGGTGTATCCTGAACATGTTCAACAGCCGTTAATTCAGACTATTGTTAATGAGCTAAACGGTATAGGTCAATCACCAAGCACTGGAAACACGGCCATTAGAACGAGTAGAGTAATGGATCAGCTCGTTGCAAATTATCATCTAGAAAAGAAAAGTCTCTCATAG
- a CDS encoding GTP pyrophosphokinase family protein — protein sequence MKKEFQERIEEWKNFLFIYKFALDEINTKLTILNDEFQFVHQHNPIEHVKSRIKSPESIMAKLERKGLEVTTENVKQHINDIAGVRVTCSFTNDIYRIYDMIESQDDIRLIDVKDYVKNPKPNGYKSLHLIVEIPVFLSKGPELVRVEIQLRTIAMDFWASLEHKIYYKFEGEIPDKLSNELKEAAEIVHYLDAKMMRIKDEVNEFKEHEIEEKKLLARGLI from the coding sequence ATGAAGAAGGAATTCCAAGAACGAATAGAAGAATGGAAGAATTTTTTGTTCATTTATAAATTTGCGCTCGATGAGATTAACACTAAACTAACAATTTTAAATGATGAATTTCAATTTGTTCATCAGCATAATCCAATTGAACACGTGAAATCACGAATAAAGTCACCAGAAAGCATTATGGCAAAGCTAGAACGTAAAGGACTAGAAGTTACGACTGAAAATGTAAAGCAACATATTAATGATATTGCAGGCGTGCGCGTAACCTGTTCTTTTACTAATGATATTTATCGTATTTATGACATGATTGAAAGTCAGGACGATATCCGACTGATTGATGTAAAAGATTACGTGAAAAATCCAAAACCAAATGGATACAAAAGCTTGCATTTAATCGTTGAAATTCCCGTTTTCTTATCGAAAGGACCAGAACTTGTGAGAGTGGAAATTCAATTGCGTACCATCGCCATGGATTTCTGGGCAAGTTTAGAGCACAAGATTTACTATAAGTTTGAAGGGGAGATTCCGGATAAATTAAGCAATGAATTAAAAGAAGCGGCAGAAATCGTTCATTACCTTGATGCGAAAATGATGCGAATTAAAGATGAAGTAAACGAATTTAAGGAGCATGAAATTGAGGAGAAAAAACTTTTAGCTAGGGGGCTAATATGA